Below is a window of Methanocorpusculum sp. DNA.
TACGGTCCTCTCGGAGCAATGCTCAAACGCCGTATCGAATCGATCTGGCGCCGGTTTTACGTTGTACAGGAAGGATACTATGAAATAGAATGTCCGACCGTCGGTATTGAGCCGATCTACGTTGCCTCCGGACACGTCGGCGGATTTTCCGATAAAATGTTCCAGTGCCCGAACTGTCAGGAGTTCCTGCGGGCAGACCATGTTGCCGAAGCATTCGGTATCCCGCATGCAGGGACCATGTCGAAAGAGGCGCTTCACGATGTCCTCCTTGATAAAGAGTGCCCGGCCTGCGGAAAAGTTCTCGGCCAAGTAGAAGTCTTCGACTTCAACCTCATGTTCACCACCTCGATCGGTCCCGGAGGACAGAGAAAAGGCTACCTCCGTCCGGAAACGGCCCAGGGTATGTTCGTAGACTTCCCAAGACTCCTCAGATTCTATCGTGACCACCTGCCGTTCGGAGCAGTTCAGATCGGAAAATCCTATAGAAACGAGATCTCACCCCGTCAGGGTATGATCCGCCTGAGGGAGTTCACCCAGGCAGAAGCTGAAATTTTCGTCCACCCGGAAGAAAAGGATCACCCGAACTTCTCCAGATACGCAGACTATAAAATGCCGCTGTGGGGCATAGATCAGCAGGATAAGGAAACACCTGCGGTCATCAAATCAATGCGGGAAGCAGTCGATGAAGGGACCATTGCAAATGAATATGTTGCCTACTACGTTGCTATGACCCACGATATTCTGTGTACTGTCGGATTCAACCCCGACAAGATCAGATTCCGGCAGCATATGCCCGACGAGCGTGCTCACTACGCGACAGACTGCTGGGACGCCGAGGCACTTTCAGACCGTTTCGGCTGGGTCGAGATCGTCGGTATCGCCGACCGGACAGACTATGACCTCAAGGCCCACGCCCGGGTCTCGGGTCAGAAAAACACCGTCTTTATCCAGTATCCGGAAGCAAAGAAGGTCCACCACAAAGCGATCGTCCCGAACTTCGGGAAACTCGGCCCTGCCTTCAAAGGCAAAGCAAAGCCGATCTCTGAACAGATGCTCACCGCGACTCCGGAAGCTGACGGGATCCATCTTACAATAGACGGCGAGGAGATCCTTATCGCACCAGAGATGTACACAGTCAAGGACGAGATCGTGGATGTTTTCGGTGAAGACGTGATGCCCCATGTGATCGAACCTTCTTACGGTATCGACCGGATGTGTTACATGGTCCTCGAGCACGCCTACGCCGAAGATGTGGCCGACGGAGAGGCACGCACAGTCATGCGGTTCAAGAAAGGTGTTGCCCCGATCCAGGTCGCGGTCCTTCCTTTGATGGCACGCGACGGACTCGACGAGATCGCAAAAAGCCTTGTCCTTGAACTTCAGGGTGAAGGGATCCAGACCGAATACGACGACGCAGGAGCGATCGGGCGCAGATACAGAAGACAGGACGAGATCGGAACCCCCTACTGTATTACGGTCGATTACGACACCAAAGATGATACTACAGTAACGTTGCGTGACCGCGACTCGATGGAACAGATAAGGGGGCCCGCCGCAGACGTTCTTAAAGCGCTTCCAAATCTCCTTAAAGGAAAACTTGCCTTCGATAAATCCTCGTTATGAGTTATATCTGCAGAAAAAATATACCTGAAAACACGCTGGAAGAACGGGCATATCAAACGAGTATTGCAAAACATGCCCTTTCGGGAAATACGCTCGTCGTTCTCCCGACCGGTATGGGAAAGACCGCGGTCGCTTTGCTTGTGGCGGCCGAACGGATCCCTGCCGGAAAAATCCTGATGCTGGCGCCGACGAAACCCTTAGTCGAGCAGCATCTTCGCTATTTTTCAAAAAATCTTCTGATCGACACAGAGGAGATCATCATGTTCACCGGCACGACGCCGCCGGCGAAGCGGATCGATCTGTGGAAAAAAGCACGGTTCTGTATTTCAACGCCGGAGGTCATCAAAAACGACCTGATCGCTGAGCGGTATGATCTCAAAGACGTTGCTCTTTTGATCGTGGATGAATGCCACCGGACGGTTGGAAACTATGCCTACGTCTTCATCGCCGAGCGGTACAACGCCGAAGCCCGCGACCCGCTTCTTCTCGGAATGACGGCATCTCCGGGTTCGGATCCGGAACAGGTCGCCGAGATCTGTCAGCATCTTTCGATCTCGGTCGTGGAGAGCCGGACCGAGTCTGACCCCGACGTTAGACCGTATGTTCACGAACGCGAGATTGAATACCGGACGGTCGATCTTCCCGAAGACCTCTGGCTTGCGGTCTCGGTCCTGAATACGATGATCGACGACCGGCTCACGAGTCTTGCAGCCCTCAACTACCGCGTGCCGAAACGCGAGGCCCTTTCGATGAAGGCGCTCAACGCACTCATGGCCCAGATCCAGACCAGGATGCAGGAGAAGGATCCTTCGGCCTATGCGGCGATCTCGATCCATGCCGAGCTGATGAAGCTCCGGCACGGGGTTACGCTTGCCGAGTCGCAGGGAACGACCGCATTCAAAGCCTATCTTCTCCGGCTCGAAACCGAAGGGGCGGGAGGTGCCGGAAGCAAAGCCGCAAAACGGATCTATGAGGATGCCCGGTTCAAGCGGCTCCTTGCTCTTTGTCAGAACTGGACGAAAGAGCTTCACCCGAAAGCCGACGAAGTCGTGCGGGTCATTCAGGAACAGCTGATCACGGCACCCGACTCGCGTGTCATCGTGTTTGCAACCTACCGGGACGGGGTGTCGATGCTCGTCGATCATCTGGCAGAAGCGGGTATCCCGGCAAAACGGTTCGTCGGCCAGGCTTCCCGCGATTCGGAGAAGGGCCTTTCGCAAAAGGAGCAGATCGAGGCGATCCGGCAATTCCGTGAGGGCGAGTACACGGTTTTGGTCGCGACCTCGGTCGGCGAAGAGGGACTCGACATTCCGTCGACCGATCTTGTGATCTTCTACGAGGCAGTCCCCTCAGAGATCCGCAGTATCCAGCGAAAGGGGCGGACCGGCAGAAACGCCACCGGAAAGATCATCGTGCTGGTCACCCGGGGAACGACCGACGAGACCTACCGCTGGGTGAGCAGTTCCCGCGAAAAGCAGATGCAGAAAGGCGTGAAGGCGATGCGGACCGGAAACGTCCCCGTCTCAACGTTCTCAAAGATACCTCCTGCGGGAGAAGCTGCCCCTCAGGGCGGTCAGATGACTCTCGCGGATGCGGTGATCCGGGCAGTCTCGGAAGAAAATGACGAGCGACCCGCAGTCATCATCGACAACCGCGAGACCCATTCCCGGGTCGCCGAGTATCTGAGCAATCTCGGTGTGAAGATCACCCTCGAACAGCTGCCGGTCGGCGATTACGCGATCGGCGACCGTATCCTGATCGAACGAAAAAC
It encodes the following:
- the glyS gene encoding glycine--tRNA ligase is translated as MAEYEDTYEKVIELARRRGFVWPSSEIYGSVAGFIDYGPLGAMLKRRIESIWRRFYVVQEGYYEIECPTVGIEPIYVASGHVGGFSDKMFQCPNCQEFLRADHVAEAFGIPHAGTMSKEALHDVLLDKECPACGKVLGQVEVFDFNLMFTTSIGPGGQRKGYLRPETAQGMFVDFPRLLRFYRDHLPFGAVQIGKSYRNEISPRQGMIRLREFTQAEAEIFVHPEEKDHPNFSRYADYKMPLWGIDQQDKETPAVIKSMREAVDEGTIANEYVAYYVAMTHDILCTVGFNPDKIRFRQHMPDERAHYATDCWDAEALSDRFGWVEIVGIADRTDYDLKAHARVSGQKNTVFIQYPEAKKVHHKAIVPNFGKLGPAFKGKAKPISEQMLTATPEADGIHLTIDGEEILIAPEMYTVKDEIVDVFGEDVMPHVIEPSYGIDRMCYMVLEHAYAEDVADGEARTVMRFKKGVAPIQVAVLPLMARDGLDEIAKSLVLELQGEGIQTEYDDAGAIGRRYRRQDEIGTPYCITVDYDTKDDTTVTLRDRDSMEQIRGPAADVLKALPNLLKGKLAFDKSSL
- a CDS encoding DEAD/DEAH box helicase translates to MSYICRKNIPENTLEERAYQTSIAKHALSGNTLVVLPTGMGKTAVALLVAAERIPAGKILMLAPTKPLVEQHLRYFSKNLLIDTEEIIMFTGTTPPAKRIDLWKKARFCISTPEVIKNDLIAERYDLKDVALLIVDECHRTVGNYAYVFIAERYNAEARDPLLLGMTASPGSDPEQVAEICQHLSISVVESRTESDPDVRPYVHEREIEYRTVDLPEDLWLAVSVLNTMIDDRLTSLAALNYRVPKREALSMKALNALMAQIQTRMQEKDPSAYAAISIHAELMKLRHGVTLAESQGTTAFKAYLLRLETEGAGGAGSKAAKRIYEDARFKRLLALCQNWTKELHPKADEVVRVIQEQLITAPDSRVIVFATYRDGVSMLVDHLAEAGIPAKRFVGQASRDSEKGLSQKEQIEAIRQFREGEYTVLVATSVGEEGLDIPSTDLVIFYEAVPSEIRSIQRKGRTGRNATGKIIVLVTRGTTDETYRWVSSSREKQMQKGVKAMRTGNVPVSTFSKIPPAGEAAPQGGQMTLADAVIRAVSEENDERPAVIIDNRETHSRVAEYLSNLGVKITLEQLPVGDYAIGDRILIERKTTQDFVDTLVDRDLFGQMKDLAESSIRPVLIVEGGSLADLYDLRNLHPNAIRNTLASIAVDFDVSILFTKDANETAEMIHAFARRELGTERSPRGLHKAKTGRSGKAAVEYILTAFPDVGPKAARDLLREFGSLRSIMTASKEELLAVKGVGEKTANVILQTPDIVWREK